From Streptomyces sp. CMB-StM0423, a single genomic window includes:
- a CDS encoding IS110 family transposase has translation MSERQARVWAGIDAGKGHHWAAVVDDTGATLWSKKIDNDESAILTALGEILALADQVHWAVDISGTSSALLLALLAAHGQQAVYVPGRTVNRMAGAYRGEAKTDARDAYVIAETARHRRDFTTIDVPAQLAADLALLTAHRTDLVADRVRMINRLRDVLTGVFPALEHAFDYSAHKGALVLLTGYQTPAAIRRRGRARLTAWLANRSVRGADAIAGTALEAAQAQQTAPPGEDVAAQIVADLAGQILALDDRLKRIDKQIRETFRSHPQAEIIESLPGMGPILGAEFIVAAGDLSAYADAGHLASAAGLVPVPRDSGRRTGNLHRPNRYSRRLRRVFYMSAQTSIIREGPNRDFYLKKRGEGCKHVQAVIALARRRASVLWALLRDGRTFTSAPPVTQAA, from the coding sequence GTGAGTGAGCGACAGGCCCGGGTCTGGGCCGGTATCGACGCGGGCAAGGGCCACCACTGGGCCGCGGTGGTCGACGACACCGGCGCCACGCTGTGGTCGAAGAAGATCGACAACGACGAGTCGGCGATCCTGACCGCGCTGGGGGAGATCCTCGCCCTGGCGGACCAGGTGCACTGGGCGGTGGACATCTCCGGCACGTCCTCCGCGCTGCTGCTGGCGCTGCTCGCGGCGCACGGCCAGCAGGCCGTCTACGTGCCCGGCCGCACGGTCAACCGCATGGCGGGCGCCTACCGGGGCGAGGCGAAGACCGACGCCCGCGACGCCTACGTCATCGCCGAGACGGCCCGCCACCGCCGGGACTTCACCACGATCGACGTGCCCGCGCAGCTCGCGGCCGACCTTGCGCTGCTTACCGCCCACCGCACCGACCTGGTCGCCGACCGGGTACGGATGATCAACCGGCTCCGCGACGTGCTGACCGGCGTCTTCCCCGCCCTGGAACATGCCTTCGACTACTCCGCCCACAAAGGCGCGCTGGTCCTGCTGACGGGCTACCAGACACCGGCCGCGATCCGCCGCCGCGGCCGGGCAAGGCTGACGGCCTGGCTGGCCAACCGCAGCGTGCGCGGCGCCGACGCGATCGCCGGGACCGCCCTGGAGGCGGCCCAGGCCCAGCAGACCGCGCCGCCCGGCGAGGATGTGGCCGCGCAGATCGTGGCCGACCTGGCCGGGCAGATCCTGGCCCTGGACGACCGGCTCAAGCGGATCGACAAGCAGATCCGCGAGACGTTCCGCAGCCATCCGCAGGCCGAGATCATCGAGTCCCTGCCCGGCATGGGCCCGATACTCGGCGCCGAGTTCATCGTCGCGGCCGGCGACCTGTCGGCCTACGCCGATGCCGGCCACCTCGCTTCGGCGGCCGGGCTGGTGCCCGTCCCGCGTGACTCCGGACGCCGCACCGGCAATCTGCACCGGCCCAACCGCTACAGCCGCCGCCTGCGGCGCGTCTTCTACATGTCCGCGCAGACCAGCATCATCCGTGAAGGCCCGAACCGGGACTTCTACCTCAAGAAGCGCGGCGAGGGCTGCAAGCACGTCCAAGCTGTCATCGCCCTGGCCCGCCGACGAGCAAGCGTGCTCTGGGCGCTGCTGCGTGACGGACGAACGTTCACCTCCGCCCCACCGGTCACGCAAGCAGCTTGA
- a CDS encoding glycosyl hydrolase family 18 protein — protein MSVQRAAPLRLRSFPVSRRLLAVLAVLALALTGLTTLAPPASAQAGLTATFSSSGSGSSWTGKFVVANAGTAAVENWSLEFDLPAGVSISNHTHGTAQVDGRHVTVTPAYYNARVPAGRNTEPYSYTFTGSGPMTAPTGCLINGDKCDGSPAVPPQAPGGVGVADTTARTVTLKWNAATQGDFPVTSYEVLRGGAVVAASATTQATVRDLTPATSYQFTVRAKDSRGNEGPPSAPVTATTVDPATDTVPPTAPPNLRSTAVTSSTVALRWDAATDDKRVAAYDVHRGSALVASVPADTLTTTLTGLTPATQYAFTVRARDAADNPSPASNTLTVTTDEAVGQGGYAKVGYFVQWGIYGRQYFVKDLDTSGAAARMDVINYAFANIDPQNLTCLNGVTKGTTPNPQDPNQGDGAGDAEADYGRAFPAGQSVDGVADDGWGKLRGNFNQLKKLKAKHPHLKILISLGGWTYSKYFSDVAKTPASREKFVKSCIDMYIKGDLPAYNGAGGPGVAAGIFDGIDLDWEWPGSPDGHPGNHWSTDDKANNTALIAEFRRQLDALGGDHKLLTAFTPADPKKIDAGWDLKEIFTYMDFANVQGYDFHGSGSDNSWEPNRTGHQANLYPDAQSPYPNDFSIDGAVQHYLDAGVKPRKLTIGFPFYGRGWQQVADGGANGEWQSANGAAPGQFQEEAGNRGYDNLVAMVPNMTVHHDTQSVATYGYTGANGQWWSFDDTWAIDQKTAYIRQKGLLGGMVWEMSGDLPNGTLFNALDRGLP, from the coding sequence GTGTCCGTGCAGAGAGCCGCACCCTTACGCCTCAGATCGTTCCCCGTGTCCCGGCGCCTGCTCGCCGTCCTCGCCGTGCTGGCGCTGGCGCTCACCGGGCTCACCACGCTCGCCCCGCCGGCCAGCGCCCAGGCCGGGCTGACCGCGACGTTCAGCAGCTCCGGCAGCGGCTCGTCGTGGACGGGCAAGTTCGTGGTGGCCAACGCCGGCACCGCCGCGGTGGAGAACTGGTCGCTGGAGTTCGACCTCCCGGCCGGGGTGTCGATCAGCAACCACACCCACGGCACCGCGCAGGTCGACGGCCGCCACGTCACCGTCACGCCCGCGTACTACAACGCCCGCGTCCCGGCCGGCCGCAACACCGAGCCGTACAGCTACACCTTCACCGGCAGCGGCCCGATGACCGCGCCCACCGGCTGCCTGATCAACGGCGACAAGTGCGACGGCAGCCCCGCCGTGCCCCCGCAGGCACCGGGCGGCGTCGGCGTCGCCGACACCACCGCCCGTACCGTGACGCTGAAGTGGAACGCGGCGACGCAGGGCGACTTCCCCGTGACCTCGTACGAGGTCCTGCGCGGCGGTGCCGTCGTGGCGGCGAGCGCCACCACCCAGGCCACCGTCCGCGACCTGACCCCCGCCACCTCCTACCAGTTCACCGTCCGGGCCAAGGACTCCCGCGGCAACGAGGGCCCGCCCAGCGCCCCCGTGACCGCGACGACCGTGGACCCGGCGACCGACACCGTGCCGCCCACGGCGCCGCCCAACCTGCGCTCCACGGCCGTGACGTCCAGCACCGTGGCGCTCCGGTGGGACGCGGCGACCGACGACAAGCGCGTCGCCGCGTACGACGTCCACCGCGGCTCCGCGCTGGTCGCCAGCGTGCCCGCGGACACCCTGACCACCACGCTGACCGGGCTGACGCCCGCGACGCAGTACGCCTTCACGGTCAGGGCCCGCGACGCCGCCGACAACCCCTCGCCCGCAAGCAACACCCTGACCGTCACCACCGACGAGGCCGTCGGCCAGGGCGGCTACGCCAAGGTCGGCTACTTCGTGCAGTGGGGCATCTACGGCCGCCAGTACTTCGTGAAGGACCTCGACACCTCCGGCGCCGCCGCCAGGATGGACGTCATCAACTACGCCTTCGCCAACATCGACCCGCAGAACCTCACCTGCCTCAACGGCGTCACCAAGGGCACCACGCCGAACCCGCAGGACCCCAACCAGGGCGACGGCGCCGGCGACGCCGAGGCCGACTACGGCCGGGCCTTCCCCGCCGGCCAGTCGGTCGACGGCGTCGCCGACGACGGCTGGGGCAAGCTGCGCGGCAACTTCAACCAGCTCAAGAAGCTCAAGGCCAAGCACCCGCACCTGAAGATCCTCATCTCGCTGGGCGGCTGGACCTACTCCAAGTACTTCTCCGACGTCGCCAAGACGCCCGCCTCCCGGGAGAAGTTCGTCAAGTCCTGCATCGACATGTACATCAAGGGCGACCTGCCCGCGTACAACGGCGCCGGCGGCCCCGGCGTGGCCGCCGGCATCTTCGACGGCATCGACCTGGACTGGGAGTGGCCGGGATCGCCCGACGGCCACCCGGGCAACCACTGGTCCACCGACGACAAGGCCAACAACACCGCGCTGATCGCCGAGTTCCGGCGGCAGCTCGACGCGCTGGGCGGCGACCACAAGCTGCTGACCGCCTTCACCCCCGCCGACCCCAAGAAGATCGACGCCGGCTGGGACCTGAAGGAGATCTTCACGTACATGGACTTCGCCAACGTCCAGGGCTACGACTTCCACGGCTCCGGCAGCGACAACTCCTGGGAGCCCAACCGCACCGGCCACCAGGCCAACCTGTACCCGGACGCGCAGTCGCCGTACCCGAACGACTTCAGCATCGACGGCGCCGTGCAGCACTACCTGGACGCGGGCGTGAAGCCGCGCAAGCTGACCATCGGCTTCCCGTTCTACGGGCGCGGCTGGCAGCAGGTGGCCGACGGCGGCGCCAACGGCGAGTGGCAGAGCGCCAACGGGGCCGCGCCCGGCCAGTTCCAGGAGGAGGCCGGCAACCGCGGCTACGACAACCTGGTCGCCATGGTGCCCAACATGACCGTGCACCACGACACCCAGTCCGTGGCCACGTACGGGTACACCGGGGCGAACGGCCAGTGGTGGTCCTTCGACGACACCTGGGCGATCGACCAGAAGACCGCGTACATCAGACAGAAGGGGCTGCTCGGCGGGATGGTCTGGGAGATGTCCGGAGACCTGCCGAACGGCACCTTGTTCAACGCGCTGGACCGCGGACTCCCGTAG
- a CDS encoding permease prefix domain 1-containing protein, which yields MTAAEHRGAGAGAAAAPGRGAVEDHLAALDAALHGPARVKSRMLAEVRDGLTDAADAHAEAGAPSPAAAAARAVREFGTVAEVGPAFQRELTVAQARQTARIVALVVPFLMACWYLVGATAEDAGGQLPAAVHVLAANLGGLAALAALLAAGSLAATGAIARRAATPRQLPLVVAWTGTTAAVALAVSALTLTAGAVLAQDWPAGALAGAVTLVAHTRLAASARACRHCALLAR from the coding sequence GTGACGGCCGCGGAGCACCGCGGCGCGGGCGCCGGCGCCGCCGCCGCTCCCGGACGCGGCGCCGTCGAGGACCACCTCGCCGCCCTGGACGCCGCGCTGCACGGCCCCGCCCGCGTCAAATCCCGGATGCTGGCGGAGGTACGCGACGGGCTCACCGACGCCGCCGACGCGCACGCCGAGGCGGGTGCGCCCTCCCCCGCCGCCGCGGCGGCCCGCGCGGTGCGCGAGTTCGGCACCGTGGCGGAGGTCGGCCCCGCGTTCCAGCGCGAGCTGACCGTCGCGCAGGCCCGGCAGACCGCGCGGATCGTCGCGCTCGTCGTCCCGTTCCTGATGGCCTGCTGGTATCTGGTCGGGGCCACCGCGGAGGACGCCGGCGGGCAACTGCCCGCGGCCGTACACGTGCTCGCGGCCAACCTGGGCGGCCTCGCCGCGCTGGCCGCGCTGCTCGCCGCCGGGTCGCTGGCCGCCACCGGCGCCATCGCCCGCCGGGCGGCCACCCCGCGGCAACTGCCGCTCGTGGTGGCCTGGACCGGCACCACCGCGGCCGTGGCACTGGCGGTCAGCGCGCTCACGCTCACCGCCGGCGCCGTGCTGGCGCAGGACTGGCCGGCGGGAGCGCTGGCCGGCGCGGTCACCCTCGTCGCGCACACCCGGCTCGCGGCCTCCGCCCGCGCCTGCCGGCACTGCGCGCTGCTCGCGCGCTGA
- a CDS encoding ATP-grasp domain-containing protein yields MRLYLLARNPTDSVTDGFLPAARRLGLDVTVLTDQPAAHRLRAPEPETLGCDVRDFRAVIARISAHHRPDAVFTNSDHLQTQAALAADYFGLPAKSWRAAHATKDKAEMRRRLAAAGTDPVRAAELPAGADPAALDMPYPCVVKPREGVASEDVVLAADAGELVRRCAEIRARRPGEALVVEEFLAGELYTLETLGDGRVRHLLGGFHTELSPPPYFAEERMSYVPAHPGDVTAQVLGQLDALGVGFGACHTEFVVSGGRARLVEVNYRAIGDQCDLLLARLLGIPLFAHILRTHLGEPLPADLGVRTDGRARLSYPCADAAGTLTAAPGPADLVVDGVELTYRPLRAVGERHELHRTNRDFLGVARGIGTDQRRVDRAVADFLAAQRWEITP; encoded by the coding sequence GTGCGGTTATATCTGCTGGCGCGCAACCCCACCGACTCGGTCACGGACGGCTTCCTCCCCGCCGCACGCCGCCTCGGCCTCGACGTCACGGTGCTCACCGACCAGCCCGCCGCCCACCGGCTGCGCGCACCGGAGCCGGAGACCCTCGGCTGCGACGTACGCGACTTCCGCGCCGTGATCGCCCGCATCTCCGCCCACCACCGCCCGGACGCGGTCTTCACCAACAGCGACCACCTGCAGACGCAGGCCGCGCTCGCCGCCGATTACTTCGGGCTGCCCGCCAAGAGCTGGCGGGCCGCCCACGCCACCAAGGACAAGGCCGAGATGCGCCGCCGGCTCGCCGCCGCGGGCACCGATCCTGTACGGGCGGCGGAGCTGCCGGCCGGGGCGGACCCGGCGGCGCTGGACATGCCGTACCCGTGCGTGGTCAAGCCGCGCGAGGGTGTCGCCAGCGAGGACGTGGTGCTGGCGGCCGACGCAGGGGAGCTGGTGCGGCGGTGCGCGGAGATCCGGGCGCGGCGGCCGGGCGAAGCGCTGGTGGTGGAGGAGTTCCTGGCCGGCGAGCTGTACACGCTGGAGACGCTGGGCGACGGCCGCGTACGCCACCTCCTCGGCGGCTTCCACACCGAGCTGTCGCCGCCGCCGTACTTCGCCGAGGAGCGCATGTCCTACGTGCCCGCGCACCCCGGCGACGTCACGGCCCAGGTGCTCGGGCAGCTCGACGCGCTGGGCGTCGGGTTCGGCGCCTGCCACACCGAGTTCGTGGTGAGCGGGGGCCGGGCGCGGCTCGTGGAGGTCAACTACCGCGCCATCGGCGACCAGTGCGACCTGCTGCTCGCCCGGCTGCTCGGCATCCCGCTCTTCGCGCACATCCTCCGTACGCACCTGGGCGAGCCGCTGCCCGCGGACCTGGGGGTGCGGACCGACGGCCGGGCCCGGCTGTCCTACCCGTGCGCGGACGCCGCCGGGACGCTGACGGCCGCGCCGGGTCCTGCGGACCTGGTGGTGGACGGGGTGGAGCTGACGTACCGGCCGCTGCGCGCGGTGGGCGAGCGGCACGAACTGCACCGCACCAACCGCGACTTCCTCGGCGTGGCCCGCGGCATCGGCACCGACCAGCGGCGGGTGGACCGGGCGGTGGCGGACTTCCTGGCCGCGCAGCGCTGGGAGATCACGCCGTGA
- a CDS encoding P1 family peptidase — protein sequence MDELAAPAGRRARDLGLVAGRLPAGPYGAITDVPGVRVGHVTLREPPLLHSGVTAIVPEDVHPGAPLPAGVFAGNGYGKLIGSTQLAELGALETPVLLTSTLSAFRSADALVGWMLEQPACADVTSLNPVVGECNDGVLSDIRARPVRDEHVRAALDTAAGGPVAEGCAGAGTGVAALGFKSGVGTASRLVDIGGQGTCVGVLVQANFGGTLRVLGRTVTPADLGVPGPGATPGAGSCMVVAATDAPLDARQLTRVARRAVFALARTGAAYGHGSGDYAIAFGVRPGGPPPADAGLDPLFEGVMDAVEEAVLNSLLAATTTTGPAGRTRYALPAGRLLRLLGRR from the coding sequence ATGGACGAACTCGCCGCGCCCGCCGGGCGCCGGGCCCGGGACCTGGGGCTGGTGGCGGGCCGGCTCCCGGCCGGTCCTTACGGAGCGATCACCGACGTGCCGGGCGTGCGCGTGGGCCACGTGACGCTGCGCGAACCCCCGCTGCTGCACAGCGGCGTCACGGCGATCGTGCCCGAGGACGTACACCCGGGGGCGCCGCTGCCCGCCGGGGTGTTCGCCGGGAACGGGTACGGCAAGCTGATCGGCAGCACGCAGCTCGCCGAGCTGGGCGCGCTGGAGACACCCGTACTGCTCACCTCGACGCTGTCGGCCTTCCGGTCCGCCGACGCGCTCGTCGGCTGGATGCTGGAGCAGCCCGCCTGCGCGGACGTGACGAGCCTCAACCCGGTCGTCGGCGAGTGCAACGACGGCGTGCTGTCGGACATCCGCGCCCGGCCGGTACGGGACGAGCACGTGCGCGCCGCGCTCGACACGGCGGCCGGCGGCCCGGTCGCGGAGGGGTGCGCGGGCGCGGGTACGGGAGTCGCGGCGCTGGGCTTCAAGTCGGGGGTGGGCACGGCGTCGCGGCTGGTGGACATCGGCGGGCAGGGCACGTGCGTCGGCGTCCTCGTCCAGGCGAACTTCGGCGGCACGCTGCGCGTCCTCGGCCGCACCGTCACCCCCGCGGACCTCGGCGTGCCCGGCCCCGGGGCCACGCCCGGGGCGGGCTCGTGCATGGTCGTCGCGGCCACCGACGCGCCGCTGGACGCCCGGCAGTTGACCCGGGTGGCGCGGCGGGCGGTCTTCGCACTGGCCAGGACGGGCGCGGCGTACGGGCACGGGAGCGGCGACTACGCGATCGCCTTCGGCGTGCGGCCCGGCGGCCCGCCGCCGGCGGACGCCGGTCTCGACCCGCTCTTCGAGGGGGTCATGGACGCCGTCGAGGAGGCGGTGCTCAACTCCCTGCTCGCCGCCACCACGACGACGGGCCCGGCGGGCCGCACCCGGTACGCCCTGCCGGCCGGCCGGCTGCTCCGGCTGCTCGGCCGGCGCTGA
- a CDS encoding sensor histidine kinase produces MTSVMRVRAVRHGPPARRCCHNVGVRDGESERGTGLAGFRRYTWWAVPGTAVLCLLPLYGGWLLDGDVPAWARAPAVAALAVAAVASAVLLSARLAPQDPDGAGPVRPPRGWLSADLAATAVLAVLPLVRQNYGLWGLAPAIAVAIGATYLTGRRRLAFAGGAIALATLPGGSVALAAGDGEFVYAALFPAGLVAFSVWMLLGPLWAWDVAGRLDRARRLEAEVAVKDERLRFAADLHDIQGHHLQVIALKSELAARLAERDPARAAAEMCDVRQLAADALRDTRAVVHGYRSTTLDDEIANATRVLAAADIDARMTLDPAAVAAGRAAPARHLLGLVVREATTNVLRHSSARCAEVDYRLAGGLARLRFSNDGAGAPEPSAAARPADGGSGLPGLAERLRAAGGELTWARDGDRFEVVASLPGRANGAAR; encoded by the coding sequence ATGACATCTGTCATGCGGGTACGGGCCGTACGGCACGGGCCGCCGGCGCGCCGCTGCTGCCACAATGTCGGCGTGCGCGACGGGGAGAGCGAACGCGGGACCGGGCTGGCCGGCTTCCGCCGCTACACGTGGTGGGCGGTGCCCGGCACCGCCGTGCTGTGCCTGCTGCCGCTGTACGGCGGCTGGCTGCTGGACGGCGACGTGCCTGCGTGGGCCCGCGCCCCTGCCGTGGCGGCGCTCGCCGTCGCGGCGGTGGCCAGTGCGGTGCTGCTCAGCGCGCGGCTGGCACCGCAGGACCCGGACGGCGCGGGCCCCGTACGCCCGCCGCGCGGCTGGCTGTCCGCCGACCTCGCCGCCACCGCCGTGCTCGCCGTCCTGCCGCTGGTGCGGCAGAACTACGGCCTGTGGGGCCTCGCCCCCGCGATCGCAGTGGCGATCGGCGCCACGTATCTGACCGGCCGCCGCCGGCTGGCGTTCGCCGGCGGGGCGATCGCGCTGGCGACGCTGCCGGGGGGCAGCGTCGCCCTCGCCGCCGGAGACGGGGAGTTCGTGTACGCCGCGCTCTTCCCCGCGGGGCTGGTCGCGTTCAGCGTCTGGATGCTGCTCGGGCCGCTGTGGGCCTGGGACGTCGCCGGGCGGCTGGACCGGGCGCGGCGCCTGGAGGCGGAGGTCGCGGTCAAGGACGAGCGGCTGCGGTTCGCCGCCGACCTGCACGACATCCAGGGGCACCACCTCCAGGTCATCGCGCTCAAGAGCGAACTGGCCGCCCGGCTCGCGGAGCGCGACCCGGCGCGCGCCGCCGCCGAGATGTGCGACGTACGGCAGTTGGCCGCCGACGCGCTGCGCGACACCCGCGCGGTGGTGCACGGCTACCGCAGCACGACGCTCGACGACGAGATCGCCAACGCCACCCGGGTGCTCGCCGCGGCCGACATCGACGCCCGGATGACGCTCGACCCCGCGGCGGTCGCCGCCGGCCGCGCCGCGCCCGCGCGCCATCTGCTGGGCCTGGTCGTACGGGAGGCCACCACCAACGTGCTCCGGCACAGCAGCGCCCGGTGCGCCGAGGTCGACTACCGGCTGGCCGGCGGGCTCGCGCGGCTGCGGTTCAGCAACGACGGCGCCGGCGCACCGGAACCGTCCGCTGCCGCCCGGCCGGCCGACGGCGGCTCCGGCCTGCCCGGCCTCGCCGAGCGGCTGCGCGCTGCCGGCGGCGAGCTGACCTGGGCCCGCGACGGCGACCGCTTCGAGGTCGTCGCCTCGCTGCCGGGCCGGGCGAACGGCGCCGCCCGGTGA
- a CDS encoding WD40 repeat domain-containing protein encodes MASGHGTVGVWNLRTGEPVTGPLDVHRYMGEWGITLSVHAALTPDGGRIVTGGGEGKVHVLALESGVPAGRSIQAHKPVAAVAVTPDGRKIVSTGHEDGKDGVLRIWDLADGSPVGGPVTAHRRFVTASRNTGVRQVWNMPPPAKGA; translated from the coding sequence GTGGCCAGCGGCCACGGCACGGTCGGGGTGTGGAACCTCAGGACCGGCGAGCCGGTCACCGGACCGCTGGACGTGCACCGGTACATGGGCGAATGGGGCATCACGCTGTCCGTGCACGCCGCGCTCACGCCCGACGGCGGGCGGATCGTCACCGGCGGCGGCGAGGGGAAGGTGCACGTGCTCGCCCTGGAGAGCGGCGTCCCGGCCGGGCGGTCGATCCAGGCGCACAAGCCGGTCGCCGCGGTGGCGGTCACCCCGGACGGCAGGAAGATCGTCAGCACCGGGCACGAGGACGGCAAGGACGGCGTCCTGCGGATCTGGGACCTGGCCGACGGCAGCCCGGTCGGCGGCCCGGTGACGGCGCACCGGCGCTTCGTCACGGCGTCCCGCAACACCGGCGTGCGCCAGGTGTGGAACATGCCGCCGCCGGCGAAGGGGGCGTAG
- a CDS encoding response regulator transcription factor gives MIRLLLADDEDLLRSALAALLALEDDLDVVAEAATATDAVLRAREHRPDIAVLDLEMPPTDGLTAAEEIRAELPTQVVIVTRHARPAVLRRALAAGVRGFVPKTTPAARLAEIVRDVAAGRRYVDPDIAAAALTEDDCPLSDRELEVLRAARTGASVAEIAAEVHLAPGTVRNYLSAAMAKLGANSRHAAAHRAWQQGWI, from the coding sequence GTGATCCGGCTGCTCCTCGCCGACGACGAGGACCTCCTCAGAAGCGCGCTCGCCGCGCTGCTCGCGCTGGAGGACGACCTCGACGTGGTCGCCGAGGCGGCCACCGCCACCGACGCGGTGCTGCGCGCCCGCGAGCACCGCCCCGACATCGCCGTGCTCGACCTGGAGATGCCGCCCACCGACGGGCTCACGGCCGCCGAGGAGATCCGCGCGGAACTGCCCACCCAGGTCGTCATCGTCACCCGGCACGCCCGGCCCGCCGTGCTGCGCCGCGCGCTGGCCGCGGGGGTCCGCGGCTTCGTGCCCAAGACGACCCCCGCGGCGCGGCTCGCCGAGATCGTCCGGGACGTCGCCGCCGGCCGCCGCTACGTCGACCCGGACATCGCCGCCGCCGCACTGACCGAGGACGACTGCCCGCTCAGCGACCGGGAGCTGGAGGTGCTGCGCGCGGCCCGTACCGGCGCGTCGGTGGCGGAGATCGCCGCCGAGGTGCACCTGGCGCCCGGGACCGTACGCAACTACCTCTCCGCCGCGATGGCCAAGCTCGGCGCCAACTCGCGGCACGCGGCCGCGCACCGGGCCTGGCAGCAGGGCTGGATCTGA
- a CDS encoding MFS transporter: MATASRRRRLSLSLMFLIPGLSLSSWVTRTPDVRDELGASTAEMGLILFGLSVGSTIGIASSGALVARMGTRPVIGGGTVLIALGVAGVGTGALASSAALVTAGLFVFGLGGGSGEVALNVEGAEVERLLGRSVMTALHGFFSLGTVLGASLGMLATAAGFPVQWHLIIMSGVALAVFLASFGDVPGGVGKRTATAAEADAAEGSEGAAGGRPLWKDTRLLLIGAVVLAMALAEGAATDWLPLLMVDGHDLDAALGSLVYVGFATAMTVGRFCGGFFIDRFGRYLVIRTSAISAALGLVVVIFVDHPVAAGAAVLFWGLGASLGFPVAISAAGDSGPNPTARVSMVAMIAYAAFLVGPPGLGFLGDHYGLRSAMIAVLALVATAIFLAPAVGERRRAVADVRNDPGTAPRPAPEPADDAACADRDR, encoded by the coding sequence ATGGCCACCGCCTCGCGCCGCCGGCGCCTGTCGCTGTCCCTGATGTTCCTCATACCAGGGCTGTCACTCTCGTCGTGGGTCACGCGCACCCCGGACGTCCGCGACGAGTTGGGGGCGTCCACGGCGGAGATGGGCCTGATCCTCTTCGGCCTGTCCGTGGGCTCCACCATCGGCATCGCCAGCTCGGGGGCGCTGGTGGCCCGGATGGGCACCCGGCCGGTGATCGGCGGCGGCACGGTGCTGATCGCGCTCGGGGTCGCGGGGGTGGGGACGGGGGCGCTCGCCTCGTCGGCGGCCCTCGTCACCGCCGGGCTCTTCGTCTTCGGCCTCGGCGGCGGCTCCGGCGAGGTGGCGCTGAACGTGGAGGGGGCGGAGGTCGAGCGGCTGCTCGGCAGGTCCGTGATGACGGCGCTGCACGGGTTCTTCAGCCTCGGCACCGTGCTCGGCGCGAGCCTCGGCATGCTGGCCACGGCCGCCGGCTTCCCCGTGCAGTGGCACCTGATCATCATGTCCGGCGTCGCGCTCGCCGTCTTCCTCGCCTCCTTCGGTGACGTACCGGGCGGCGTCGGCAAGCGGACGGCCACAGCCGCGGAGGCGGACGCCGCCGAGGGGAGCGAGGGGGCGGCCGGCGGGCGGCCGCTGTGGAAGGACACCCGGCTGCTGCTGATCGGCGCGGTCGTCCTGGCCATGGCGCTCGCCGAGGGCGCGGCCACCGACTGGCTGCCGCTGCTGATGGTCGACGGCCACGACCTCGACGCCGCGCTGGGCTCGCTGGTGTACGTGGGCTTCGCCACCGCCATGACCGTCGGCCGCTTCTGCGGCGGCTTCTTCATCGACCGGTTCGGGCGCTATCTCGTGATCCGCACCAGCGCGATCTCGGCGGCCCTCGGGCTGGTCGTGGTGATCTTCGTCGACCATCCGGTGGCCGCCGGCGCCGCGGTCCTCTTCTGGGGTCTCGGCGCCTCGCTGGGCTTCCCGGTCGCCATCTCGGCCGCCGGCGACTCCGGCCCGAACCCGACGGCCCGGGTGAGCATGGTGGCGATGATCGCGTACGCGGCCTTCCTGGTCGGCCCGCCGGGACTCGGCTTCCTGGGCGACCACTACGGGCTGCGCTCCGCGATGATCGCCGTCCTCGCGCTGGTCGCCACGGCGATCTTCCTCGCCCCCGCGGTGGGGGAGCGCCGCCGCGCGGTGGCGGACGTCAGGAACGATCCCGGGACCGCCCCGCGGCCCGCCCCGGAACCGGCGGACGACGCGGCGTGCGCGGACCGCGACCGCTGA